A region of the Oncorhynchus clarkii lewisi isolate Uvic-CL-2024 chromosome 4, UVic_Ocla_1.0, whole genome shotgun sequence genome:
CACATCACAGTGCCCTGATTAGCCAGGACAAGGGCCTTCTCTACCTCAAACTGCTGAGTTTCCTCCAGTGACCTAGATGTTTATAAACCGATACAAGCAAAGGTTATACGCTGAAAAAGTAATAAATGCATTTGCAACAGATTGTAATAATAGAAACAGAAATTAACCTACTTTATCTTCATGTGCTGAATCTCGTCACTCGACAGCACCTTTCTCAAAAAAATGGTTTTCTGATTGTCAGTCATGTGCGACACCAGGGCCAGACACTGGGCAGTGTAACTACACAGGAAAGAACCCAGACAACCGCTGTTAGCATCTTCAAGTTGACTTCATATGAACAAACAGACGGTTGTAAAAGCATCAATCAAGGCATTCAGCCCGTTTCCGAGGcggcttgatgtacaagtacaccccctccGGACAGGACGCTAGCCTGTCGCAAGGCCCAAGAGAGAATAGACTCGGTGAAAACGGTAGACAAGGTAGATACGCACCCTCGAACCATGATGTCGCTGGTGAGCAGTTGAGAAACACACGCACTCCAGTCCCAGAGGACTCGGAACTTGGCACAGTCGCTCTGGAGGAAGCGGAGGGTAGCACCCATTAGGTCCCGAAGCTTCATCCTTCTGGGGCCATACTGGACAGACGAGGACTCTTCACTGGTGAAGAAGAGCCTCTGGAACACTGGAGGGGCATCGTTGAAGTACCTCGCAGCAAACCTGAGAAAGAAAAGAGGGGAGTGTAACAGCGTGGAAGTAGTGGTTGAAGTGGGACGGTAGTACTGTGAATTTTCTACTGCTTGAGTACAAGCCCCTCATTCAGAATACCAGCACTAAAATACAAACTCTGGTACAGTAAAAAATAAAGTGAGTATTGGCAGCTTTTTCATGCCACTTCAAGCACTTAGACGAGAATAGAAAAGATAACTAGTGTTTATGAAGTGTTCGTCACGTCGGAGATCACAGAGGGTTCACTTACGCCTGTGCATCGGGACTGACGCCGAGGAGTTTGCTGAGCGCCACACACAGGCGCTCGTGGAGATCATGGTTGATTCTGCCGTCTGCTTTGATCCTCTGCGCGTTCCTCTCCAGCAGGTCCAGGATCAGCGGCCGGAGGTGGCGGGCGAGCAGCAGTGTGTAGTCCTTCTCCAACAGCAGCTGAGACAAACATGCCAGGATGCTCTGTCTGTCCTGCTGGCTCCATATctacagacaaacagaaagacaTGTTAGGTGAAAGTCAAGATTGACATTGAATTCATTAGGACTTTCCAGGCAACTGTAGACAAGCATTGGCTAAATCTATACCCTCCAATCTCAAGGGACATCCATCAATGTCATGTAAATAGCATCCTGATAAAATACTATTGTAATTGGGTTACATTTGCATTCATTAAGATGGTGTGTAGGCGTGGTGCAATTTCTTGGATGGTTAATAAGACATCTAATCTATGCATATATAAGATGGTGGAATATGCAGATAGGATGCATCCCCTATCAATAAGTCATATAAAGAGACATATTACAGACACTATGGTTTTAACAAATCAAGGAGAAATGTATCTTACCTGTTTAGTTAAATACTTGCTAAGTTCGTTGTGACTTTTGTCAATATGTCTGGATATGGTACCAAGTGATGACAGGCTCAATTCTAAATTTTCCATCGTACCATTTGTCGTTTAGGACATAGAGATCCACAGGGAAATGAACGATAATGGGTAAACACTGTAATAGGTTGTTATATTAGTCGTTGACCAAATCGTGAGGTACATCACTTGTCTATCTAGGTTGTATCACAACACAGCAAGCACGTTCCCGTTACTGTTAAAATCCAGTCCACATGTGAGAAAATCAGAAACACTTCCGGTTCGGGCGATTGTCCAAATTATGTCGCTTAGATGACGCCGATGGAAGCGACAGGCATACCTACTCGAGATAGATGCTTTTTGCTTTGGATAAATCTAAACAAATTTCATAAAAGAGACCCAAGAGCACAGATAGTGCATagttataaatatatttattggGAGGTTCCAATTAAAGATTATTCAAAATTTAATGACAGCGTTTTCGAGGTGTGAAACTGTGGTGTCCTATGATTAGAAAGTATTTTATTGACTTTGGCTTTGATTGAGTCTGGCCTAAACAATAGGctgtttttatttaatcatttTATTTTGAACGCTTGAAAGTCCCGGAAGAGGCGCTGCCTGTGTCTTGCAGAGACCGCGGGAAAATGTCGTTGTTTCCTGCTCCCTGAAGAAGGTTGTCGAGTCGTCGCGACAGTGATTGTAAACAGATGATAAAGCATAATAACATGCTAAACAACATTCTTAGAATCGATTGTCATATGGTGAGTAGATATTTTGTGTAAATTCACATTCCAatgttttttcattatttaatGTTCCTCGGTGTCTTGAGTTTGTAGATGGGTACGTTTGTGTGGGTcccatagctagctaacgttagctggcttgTGTCAGTCCGTTAGCTAAAGTATTGTAACGGTAACTATTTTGTGGCTGTGTCATTCCATCATATCCTTGCCCTTGGTGCATGTGACGTTACAAGGAGCCGACATAGCTTATTTTAAGTTTGCTCAATGAACTACAAACATAATTGTTTTGTTGTTAACTAAATGACTGGCTAACTAACAAGCTTACTAGCTACTCAATCTAGGCATTGGTACTAGTTAGTAGCTACCACCAACCCAGCAGAAGCCCTTGTGCTAGCCATTCCAGCCAGAGTAACATGTTTTGTAACGTTATGCTTCTTAGATCCTAGGCAGCTTGCTAGTTGACATTAGGCAGCTTACTGTTAATAACTAGTTAAAGTAGTTGACATTAGAAAGCTTATTGATAATTATAAGAGCTAGCTAGTTGTGTGATCATGCTACAAGATAACTTAACGTTACTTCTTTTAAAATCCAGGCATTAGTCTCTAGAAGGTCCAAATGTGTTGCTGATCACTTTTCCAATCGACCTCACCAATTTCAAGATATCTGGACTCTTTTGCAAGTAATGCATGGCTTGCCTCACAAATTATGCATCGTTTCTTCCAGCTACTTCCAGGTACATATCTGAGCCATTGATTGAGCATCAGGAGAATGGAGGGGGATTTGATGGATGAAGTGTATGGTGACCTCAGCCAAGACCACCAAAGTGAGTACAATGCTATAACCTATTTCACTGTCCATAGATggtggatttatttatttttatttcacctttatttaaccaggtaggccagttgagaaccagttctcaTTGACAACTGCGACCCGACCAAGATaacgcaaagcagtgcgacaaaaacaacaacacagagttacacatgggataaacaaacgtacagtcaataaaacaatagaaaaatctatatacagtgtgtgcaaatgtagtaagattaggttggtaaggcaataaataggccatagtggtgaaacaattgcaatttagcattaacactggagtgatagatgtgcagattatgatgtgcaagtagagatactggggtgcaaaagagcaaaaataaataacaatatggggatgaggtagttgggtgggttatttacagatgggctgctGAAAGACATGGTACAACTTCCCTTAAgtacactgaagaaaaatataaatgcaacaattgcAAAGATTctaccgagttacagttcatataaggaaatcagttaatttaCGTAAATTCATTAGTCCCTAATCTGTGGGTTTCTTATGACTGTGAACACAGATATGCagttgttggtcacagatactttaaTACATCCCCCTAAGGTTGAAAATCGAATTggcataataataaaaaacaatcCCCATAAAATCAGTTTAAActaatgtgtttttttgcattggatgcgtctcaatctgcCGTATCTTCCTATGGCGCACTTCTACATCtacggtgaaaggtgacagagctagagccgTGTTTGTCAGCTCCctaaaaatcggtcttctcacaaaattgtcTGTAGCTGAGAGAAGTAAACAACATTGTGCACAAAAATTGagagaagctttttgtgcatatggaacatttcaaagATCTTTTATCTCGGCTCATGAAACATtagaccaacacttcacatgttgcgttttatattgttgttcagtatagttactgCCATGAGTTGATCTGTATTCTTATTGTATAACTGTTCTGTCACAAAGCACTCTTATGGAAAAGTATGAATTCTCCTATTCTCTCTTGTATTGTTCGGTAAGGGTCGAGCCATACCGGATTTATGCACTCAAAGAAAATACACAAACCTATCTTGGGTGGATCCCTTACTACATAAGCATATTATCTGTACTGTATCCAATAATACAAGGCATTTCTGCAGTAATGTTATTCCATGTGATGAAATTACAGAAGTGCAATATGTGGGTAACTTTGCGATACTTTTACCCCACAGATACCACAGCAGCTTTCAATGAAGACTCTGTGGATATTTATTTTGGTTTAGAAAGTCCAAAGATGAATTTGAACGCAGGTAAACATCACTCAAACGCACACATTGGTTCTTTACGAGATGGTCTGAgtcagatatatatttttttacaagtaGAAAAGATACCCACGTTGCTGATATGAGAACTGATAACATACTTTGTATTTGTGCGATCTTATTACAGAAAGGAATTACACACTCCTCTCACCACAGAATCTGAAATATATGGATTTATATGAAGAAATCATAACAGAGGAACAGCAGGATAGAGAGTCTTCCTACAATGAGGTGTGTACCATAATGCTTATCCAATTCAAAtatgcatttttattttttttaaacccccAGGATTGTCTTAAATGGAATGCTGGTACACAGCTCCTTTTCCCATTAGATATTAATAACCATCAGTACCCCCTATCTCATTACAGTTGAGGACAAGATTCAATGCAGCACAAAGCCAAGTTGATGAGTTAATGAGAAGGTTGCAGCAGACTGAAACACAGGTTTGTAATAGAAAGTCTTAAGTGTCACTCGTGTATTAGTAGTACCCCTTGAAATAATAATAACCAGTACTTGAAATAATTGGATTGTACAAATAAAAATGTTCCATGACAATCATGAATGTGATTCTGTCATGATGAAAAGGCTAAATTGGCAAAATTATTACATTGATTATCCCATTTacatttttagtaatttagcagacgctcttgtcCAGAACTAATTACATTACAGTTAGTGTTACCACTTACGTGCTTGACATGCGTTTTCACTTTGAAGAATACAACGCTGAACACCGAGAACAGCCGCCTGAAGAAGAACATCTGTGCGCTCATCAAAACAGCTAAAATGGAGGTTGTGCGGAAGGACGAGGAGATAAATAGGTTGAGCCAAAGGTAAGTGTCTTGGACCTTCATATACACCTGTGAAGTGGTAACTCGTAGTTGGCAGGGTCCTTACAGTTATTTAGGGATGTACATGTCCAACAGGGACAGGCACAAACAAAAAATACACGTTTTCTATGTACCCATTAGGTAAATGTATACCTTCTATGAACTCTCTGTAAATCTAGGCATGTGAGTAAATGATGTTTCAACTTTTAGTTTCAGGCCAAGGAGGGGTCCTGTAGTTCACCATCAATCTCAGATGAACTGCCTGAGAAATCAAATTCCAACCAAACAAAATCCTACGGGGCAGTCACAACCTAGCCAACCACAAGTTCCAACCCGACTGAATCCTACGGGGCAGTCACAACCTAGCCAACCACAAGTTCCAACCCGACTGAATCCTACGGGGCAGTCACAACCTAGCCAACCACAAGTTCCAGCCCGACTGAATCCTACGGGGCCGTCTCAACTTAGCCAACCACAAGTTCCAACCAGACTGAATCCTACGGGGCCGTCTCAACTTAACCAACCACTAATTCCAACTAGACAGAATCTTACAGGGCAGCCTCCACCAAGCCAACCCCCGGgtcctagacaggattgtgttgtaAAGGATCTTAGCCAGCTCCTCTGTAAAGACAGAGATGTGGtccacccccttctccctccaaccccctctGATGCAACAGTTTTCCGACCACCTCTTCCTGATACAACAGTTCTCAGACCACCTCTTCTTGATGCAACAGTTCTCAGACCATCTCTTCCTGTCACTTCAAAGACCGCTAAAGGAGATTCAGAAGCTCCAGTGAAACGCACTGTTGGTAGTTCCAGCCAGGACTCTGTGAATAGACACCCTACACGTGAACTTGACCCGTCAGACGAGCCAAAACAAACCAAGCACAGAAAAGGCGGAGGTGGAAATCCGAGGCTGTCCCACTCAAATGAGCAGCGAAAATATAACTCCAAGTCAAGCAGATGCCCTCGTCTCTCAGATATTGAGGTACGCAGGAGATCAGAGCGGGCTAAAAATCCAACCTCTGACATTTTGCATTGCACTGCTTCCTCTGACCGCACTTCCGAAGGAATGTCTAAAGATTGTGCAGCCTATCAATCAAAAGGTTCTAGTCGGCATTATCAGGAGTTCAGGTGTGATAAGGGTGATGGTAATAGGCATAGTAGAGGTACTAAAGACATTTCCTCTAACAGAAAGCATGCCTATTTGAACCAAGCCAGTGTCACTGAACGATCCAGTGAATCTTTTAATCGCAAGGGAGGGACAAGTCCTCCAAGGGACCAtcgaaggaaagaggagagaagaagagaggatgagGTCAGAAAAGAAAAGAATACATCAAAAAAATCTGGAGAAAGAAAAAGCACTtgtacagagagaagaagagcaaAGGAAAGTGACCGATGCAGTAGGGACGTCAGTAAGGACAAGACAATGGACGACAGTAAAGTCGGGGGGCAAAAGACAGGTGAGAAGTCTGAATTGCTTCCATCTGAGGCTAAAGTGGCTGCGAAAAGCTCTGTAGAGGAAACTGGTCCAAACAGAAAGTTAAGTTTCATGGAAACTCTGAATCTTACCCTATCACCAGTTAAAAAACCAAGACGGCTTGCTGAAACCAAGGAACAGGAGGGCACACCACCTGAGGAAGTTCCTGAAGACCAGTCAGCGGAAGACGGTGGACAGCCTGATCTAGACAAGTTACTCATCTTAGACGAAATCAACAGCAGTGTGGTAGAGACCGACGAGGTCTTCGAGGACCCAGTGGTACAGCCCTCTTCAGAAATCCCAATGCCTTCGGAACCTGGAAGTATTGACCTTAGACATACAGACAAAGAACCTTGTCAGGATGCTAACAAAGGTCTGGCTGAGGCCACAGTGGCCAAAAAGCAACCTAAGTGCCAGTTAGAAGTGGAAGACACTATTGTCCAAGATGTCTCTGAAGGTAGGCCTGAGCTGCCGGAGGCCACAGTGGATCAGAGGACTGAACCCACCACACCAGAACCTCTCAGGGAGGTTTGTGTTTCAGCTCCAGTCTGTGCCATTGTTTTGAGAACTCCACTGAAAAGCAGACCTGAAGAATGTGCCTCTGTGAATAAAGTGAGTGAGTCTGAGGAttttactactgctgctgctgtcactGCTACTACTGTGGCTGGGAATTGTGGAAACAATTCAAATACTGACACTGGCCTATCGTCTAACGGATTTACCCCTGACCATTCAATGGAAAATGTAGTTCTTATTACGGACAATTGGGTGTGTAAGCCAAACAGTAAAACTCCCAGTGCTTTGGTCTGTGAAAGTCCAGCTGTTGAAACTGTGACACAAGTTCCACCCGCTGCTGTCTGCGTGGGACATCCTGCTGTTGAAGGTGTTCCAGGAAAAGAACCATCGGAATCTCTGCAATTGCCACTGCCTGCCTCTGTTATTTCAACCTCTAGTTTAGATGTGACAGCAGAGGTGCAAGATATTTCCAAGCATGGTGTTTCTAGTACGATTAGCATGGAGGGAATTCCAGAGATCTGCATTACATCTGAGATCGTTGAAGATGCCACCGAGATACCTCtggagtgtgagaaagagaggactGTTGTGGAACAAGGTTCACCGTTGAGCGGTTTTGAAGTGTCTAAGGTGAGCAGCACAACGGAAGAGGTTGCACCATCAGCACAGCACAACAGTGGCTTGTCACAAACGCCAAAGAAGTCCCTCGATTCTGAGCCAAGTCACACAGAGAATGAGGACGTGAATGTTGAGCCCTCTAGCTCCATTCCATTGGCCCATGATGAGGACTCGATGATGCTTACACTGGGCAGCCTTCCAGATGCCATCAGCCCACTCACAAGCCCAGTCCGTCCAATGAGGAAAAGCCATCAGCCGCCATGTCACAGCAAACCTGCTTACGTCAAGAGTCTTCGCAAAGGTAAGCATCACTTAAATGACAATGAGCCTCGTATTCATTACAGCACCATACCAGAGTCTACATGTACATCTAAGGCGCGTTTCTATGATGTGTTGTTAAAAAGATGGGAAAGGTCCTAAAAaaaatgcttctctgtgacaCAACAGTTATgggttattattttttatttttttttaatgaaaagttGATTTTTCAAAGTCTGCAACGAGTTTCTAGCCAGAGGGGAGAGTATTTTCTTGCTCCCCACATCACAGCGAATCTCAGGTTTAAAATGTTTCAATTTTTAATGATGTAATCAGGTAGAACTTGAACGTGTTCACATGTAGACAATGGTATTGTCCTGGAGATGATAAAATGACGTTGGAAAGTGTTGGATTGCTCCTTAAGATATGTCACCATGGGTATGGTTAAGATTTTTATAAATTTTATGAAAATGTTTCATTATTGTCAAAGTTAAGAAGATGCAGCAATAGCCTATGTTTGTAATCATCTGCCTAATTCCATGACACTGAATTTACTTTGTCAACATAGGCCTACAGGTTATGCCTTTTTACTTTGCTAAtgaaaccaaaaatattgtatttgacAGAGTTTACCAGTGCTGCTGGGGATCCCAATTCAAAGAAGTTGGATGTGAATATGGAGAACAAGAATTCTGGCCGCTCCATTGCAAGTGCTACACAACAAGATGTGGATCGGGCTTCTGTCTGTTCTTCCAGCCCTGAGGATGAATTGGAAGAGGGTGAAATTCTTAGTGAAGGGGAAGAAACGCCAATCACGCCAAGTTCTCCAGCCAAAATGGTTAGGCCCACAAGCACGGTTAAAAGTCAACACATTCCCAAGTCATCCCCTAGACTTTCCAAGAAGTTGCCTGAAGAGAAAGGGAATTCTAAACTCTTAAGTAAAACCTTGATTTCACCAGTTGGAAGCCCCATGTCAAAAGCTCGCTATAAAACGGTTCAACCTCCGTTACCCAAAGCTGCCTTGTGTACCGTGGAGGAGGTTATGGCCATGTTTGTAAAGATCCGCTATGCGTGCAGGAAAAAGTACATGAAGCTTCGTTCAACCTTCTCTAAGGAACGCTTCTGCGGTGTTATGGACATGTCCCTTGACTCTTTTACAGACTTTGTTGATAGTGTCAGCTTTACTAAACTATGCAGCCAAGAAGATGACCTCAAAGTGAAACTGAAGAACAACATAATGTCTGTTTTGAGTAAGTTATCAAACAATGGCATTGTCAACCGCATCTTTGACCAGGAACCACTTAATATGAAGTCGAAACTGTGGGAATTTGTGAATGTGCAGTTAGACTTCTTATTCAAGGAAATTCAGACTGCTCTGAGAAGTGTTTGCAAATCCTCAAATGGAAACCAGTCTGCAGGAGCTGAAAAAAGGGACTTGAGTCTCTCCAAGCAGCCAGTGAAGTCTCCCAAGCAGCCAGTGAAGTCTCCCAAGCAGCCAGTGAAGTCTCCCAAGCAGCCAGTGAAGTCTCCCAAGCAGCCAGTGAAGTCTCCCAAGCAGCCAGTGAAGTCTCCCAAGCAGCCAGTGAAGTCTCCCAAGCAGCCAGTGAAGTCCCCCAAGCAGCCAGTGAAGTCATCGGTGTCCACAGCCTCTAAACTTAAAAGACCGCAGGGAACGGTACAAAAAACTAATTGTGTGTCCAGAACATCTGCAAGTAAAAGACCGCAAGAGGAATTAACAGAATGTGTTGAACCCAACATAAAAAGAACCAGGGCTCAGACTCTCCCCCCTTGCAAAACCGGTCTTGGAAGAGGcaaaaatattaaaatgtcatttgaagAAGATGAGGAATCAGAGCCTCAAACCTCAGATCATCCTCTTATGCAACCTCCAATGCAACCTCCTTTGCAACACGGGTTAGAGATCTTATCATCAAACAGCCCTTCATCTGCTGAGAAAACAGTTGCCTATGTTCGCCGGCTGTCTCAAAATGGCTCACTCCATGACAAGTCTGACTTCGAAATCCTCACAGAACAGCAAGCCTCCAACCTAACATTCAACCTGGTGACAGACTCCCAGATGGGAGAGATCTTCAAGTGTCTTTTACAAGGGTCTGATCTGCTAGAAACTAGTGTCTCAGTTGGGGACAATCAGGGCTGGCCTCTTGGTACTCCTCGGAAAGGAGAGCGCTTCCGAGGCGTTACCACCCCAAGCAAAGTTGGTACCACAACCAAAGTTGGTACTCCCTCTAAAGTCATTGCCACATGGTCTTCTATTTCACCTTCCAAGTTTTCCTCTCCAAATTCAAAAGTCCAAATTCCACTAAATCCAGCTTTGTTGGATGAGAGTTGCATGTTAGAGGTGCCCTCCAGCCTACCAGAAGACAAAATGACATCGCAGTCCAGTGTGTTCTCGCAGAGCTCTTATTCCATTTTGGCAGAAGATCTGGCTGTCTCCCTCACAATTCCTTCGCCTCTCAAGTCTGACAATCACCTCAGCTTCTTGCACCCAGCCAGCGTGGAGCCCATGTCTGCTCCAGATAGTGTCATCAGTGCACATTTCAGTGAGGATGCTCTTATGGATGGGGAAGACGCTACAGAGCAGGACATTCACCTTGCCCTGGACACGGACAACTCCAGCGGTGCGTCAAGCGGTGGTGGCAGGACTAGGGAGGCTCCTGTTAACCCCCTGTTTCACTTCAAGCCTCACTTGCCCATGCAGGCAGTAGTGATGGAGAAGTCAAATGATCATTTCATTGTGAGGATACGGCATGCAAACACCAGCCCAGACATCAAATCCAACAACTCAGGTGTCAACTTCACCAACCTAGGCATCAACTGCACCAACCCAGGCATCAACTTCTCCAACCTAGGCAACAACTCCACCAGCCTAGTGGTCAACCCCACATGCCTAGGAATTAAATCAACAAGCCAAGGAGTCAACTCTTCAAGCCCAGGAAGTGTAAACTCTACCTACCCAGGAAATAACTCCACCAACCCAGACACAAACTCAAGCTACCCATGTGTCAACTCCACAAGCCCACAAGTCAACTGCACCAACCCAGGCATCTACCCCATAAGTGCAGACATCAATCCAAGGGCTGTCTCAAGCCCTCAAACACCACCAGGAGAAGAACAACATGGCAAAGACCAAGCTCATCCCACAGGGAAAACTCCTTCTAAAACCCATTTTTCAGAGGCCAGTCCTCCTTTCTACCTTTCCACAAGCACCGAAACAGCATCTGCGCTATCTTCACCATGCCTCACCATCATAGAAGACACACCGGAGAGGGACCACAGCAAGGGTAAGACGGGGAAAAAGCGGACAAGGCACCACGTCGAAATGAAAGCAAAGCGGCCTAAAAAGGAGGTGATCCCTGAGAAGATCAAGCATAAAAAGAAGTCCTCAAAAAGGGCCAAAGGAAAGGAGACTAGAAGCTCCAAGAGCGAGAGAAGTAAAGTCACTACTCCACCCCAATCTACCCCATCACCCAACAGCCTGTCTGCCAAGAATATCATCATAAGAAAGGGTGCAGTGGTGGTGACTTGGACAAGGTGAGTTGGGTTTTAACATTCATGCCTTTTTGTTTACGTACCATGTTGCATTTTAGCTGTTGGAGTCTTCATGTCAAGTGTCATGATTTTCACTGAAAACCGTCATTTTCTTTTAAAGGGATGAAGACCGAGATATTCTCCTCGCGCTGAAGATGAAAGGTGCCTCTCCAGATACTTTCTCTTCCCTATCGGAGAAGATGAACAAGACACCCGCTCAGGTATGTCTTTACCTATTTGCTGTGTTTGGAGTTTTCTTTTTCATAGTAATGGAATTCTATGTTTTTGATTTGAGACTAGTAGTTATTGCTGAGCATTAATGTCGGTTCTGTATATttgagtatttaaaaaaaaatatatatatcttttagATTGCAGAGAGATTTTCCCAGCTGATGAAGCTTTTTAAGAAGAAGAAGATGGCAAGTTGACTTTCCGGAATCGTATAATTTTTCTTCATTCAATGAAGATTTCATGTACTatgctttttttttatttttttactcagATGTCGCAAGTTCAAGGCTCGAATTTGCCATTTGACGAATGAGCAGAAGCAGATCATCTGAATTTGATCCCTGTAATTGATGGCCCTGGAACATATGAAGGCCAAACCAACTAGATCTCAAACtgaatttgtattattattatttttttaatattttttttgagGGGTGGTCAGCAAGGATCAGAATATCCTTGAGGTAACATCCACACAGGCTTCAATGTATCATCTCCCCACAGCCTAAATGAATACAGCTCGTATAAGCTGTTTTGGTACATCTGCACTTGTATTTTTGTTTGCGTTAAATCTAATCTACCATATTGATCCTGGGAAATATCCCATATCAACTTCACAACTCTTAATATGCCCCAGCAAGTTTATACCGTATGTGGAGTTAAACACTGCTGCAATCATACATTTAATCTGAACTAATTGACACATTTTAGCAGTAAATGGGGAGTTGTCTCTGATACTTTTATGGAGCATTGTCGTATGTACTAAAGTTACTTTTTATACaacatctgggggggggggtgtttggaAATAAAGATTGGAACTACAATTCAGGTCACATTTCTATCTTATTTAATGCTGCAAGGTCACATGGCAGAAAGTACATTTT
Encoded here:
- the LOC139407038 gene encoding CASP8-associated protein 2-like isoform X1 — translated: MEGDLMDEVYGDLSQDHQNTTAAFNEDSVDIYFGLESPKMNLNAGKHHSNAHIGSLRDERNYTLLSPQNLKYMDLYEEIITEEQQDRESSYNELRTRFNAAQSQVDELMRRLQQTETQNTTLNTENSRLKKNICALIKTAKMEVVRKDEEINRLSQSFRPRRGPVVHHQSQMNCLRNQIPTKQNPTGQSQPSQPQVPTRLNPTGQSQPSQPQVPTRLNPTGQSQPSQPQVPARLNPTGPSQLSQPQVPTRLNPTGPSQLNQPLIPTRQNLTGQPPPSQPPGPRQDCVVKDLSQLLCKDRDVVHPLLPPTPSDATVFRPPLPDTTVLRPPLLDATVLRPSLPVTSKTAKGDSEAPVKRTVGSSSQDSVNRHPTRELDPSDEPKQTKHRKGGGGNPRLSHSNEQRKYNSKSSRCPRLSDIEVRRRSERAKNPTSDILHCTASSDRTSEGMSKDCAAYQSKGSSRHYQEFRCDKGDGNRHSRGTKDISSNRKHAYLNQASVTERSSESFNRKGGTSPPRDHRRKEERRREDEVRKEKNTSKKSGERKSTCTERRRAKESDRCSRDVSKDKTMDDSKVGGQKTGEKSELLPSEAKVAAKSSVEETGPNRKLSFMETLNLTLSPVKKPRRLAETKEQEGTPPEEVPEDQSAEDGGQPDLDKLLILDEINSSVVETDEVFEDPVVQPSSEIPMPSEPGSIDLRHTDKEPCQDANKGLAEATVAKKQPKCQLEVEDTIVQDVSEGRPELPEATVDQRTEPTTPEPLREVCVSAPVCAIVLRTPLKSRPEECASVNKVSESEDFTTAAAVTATTVAGNCGNNSNTDTGLSSNGFTPDHSMENVVLITDNWVCKPNSKTPSALVCESPAVETVTQVPPAAVCVGHPAVEGVPGKEPSESLQLPLPASVISTSSLDVTAEVQDISKHGVSSTISMEGIPEICITSEIVEDATEIPLECEKERTVVEQGSPLSGFEVSKVSSTTEEVAPSAQHNSGLSQTPKKSLDSEPSHTENEDVNVEPSSSIPLAHDEDSMMLTLGSLPDAISPLTSPVRPMRKSHQPPCHSKPAYVKSLRKEFTSAAGDPNSKKLDVNMENKNSGRSIASATQQDVDRASVCSSSPEDELEEGEILSEGEETPITPSSPAKMVRPTSTVKSQHIPKSSPRLSKKLPEEKGNSKLLSKTLISPVGSPMSKARYKTVQPPLPKAALCTVEEVMAMFVKIRYACRKKYMKLRSTFSKERFCGVMDMSLDSFTDFVDSVSFTKLCSQEDDLKVKLKNNIMSVLSKLSNNGIVNRIFDQEPLNMKSKLWEFVNVQLDFLFKEIQTALRSVCKSSNGNQSAGAEKRDLSLSKQPVKSPKQPVKSPKQPVKSPKQPVKSPKQPVKSPKQPVKSPKQPVKSPKQPVKSPKQPVKSSVSTASKLKRPQGTVQKTNCVSRTSASKRPQEELTECVEPNIKRTRAQTLPPCKTGLGRGKNIKMSFEEDEESEPQTSDHPLMQPPMQPPLQHGLEILSSNSPSSAEKTVAYVRRLSQNGSLHDKSDFEILTEQQASNLTFNLVTDSQMGEIFKCLLQGSDLLETSVSVGDNQGWPLGTPRKGERFRGVTTPSKVGTTTKVGTPSKVIATWSSISPSKFSSPNSKVQIPLNPALLDESCMLEVPSSLPEDKMTSQSSVFSQSSYSILAEDLAVSLTIPSPLKSDNHLSFLHPASVEPMSAPDSVISAHFSEDALMDGEDATEQDIHLALDTDNSSGASSGGGRTREAPVNPLFHFKPHLPMQAVVMEKSNDHFIVRIRHANTSPDIKSNNSGVNFTNLGINCTNPGINFSNLGNNSTSLVVNPTCLGIKSTSQGVNSSSPGSVNSTYPGNNSTNPDTNSSYPCVNSTSPQVNCTNPGIYPISADINPRAVSSPQTPPGEEQHGKDQAHPTGKTPSKTHFSEASPPFYLSTSTETASALSSPCLTIIEDTPERDHSKGKTGKKRTRHHVEMKAKRPKKEVIPEKIKHKKKSSKRAKGKETRSSKSERSKVTTPPQSTPSPNSLSAKNIIIRKGAVVVTWTRDEDRDILLALKMKGASPDTFSSLSEKMNKTPAQIAERFSQLMKLFKKKKMAS